From one Drosophila gunungcola strain Sukarami chromosome 2R unlocalized genomic scaffold, Dgunungcola_SK_2 000006F, whole genome shotgun sequence genomic stretch:
- the LOC128254941 gene encoding serine protease grass-like isoform X1 — MSQYIIVFQFARLSSFAMWLILLLGCLFIGSKLTSGQFLESDCGYMSREALKNEGHQAHISESPWMAYLHDSGKFLCGGTLINHRFILTAAHCISNGEDLTVRLGEYDSSTSHDCSGSVCIPPSEEFEIDLAIRNGNYSRSQRYDDIGLLRLERSVEYKVHIKPICLITNPALQPMIEGLQRLVATGWGRSSLGSPSHILKSIRVDRLGRSECRRRYLVDCRWDQICVSHEPGESCSGDSGGPMGHAIWYHGQVVFVQVGIVSYGNPECQSPSVFTDVMGHMTWIQWALDLYS, encoded by the exons ATGTCACAATATATAATTGTATTTCAGTTTGCTCGCTTATCTTCATTCGCGATGtggttgattttgttgttagGATGTCTCTTTATAGGGAGCAAGCTAACATCTGGACAATTTTTAGAGTCGGACTGCGGATATATGTCACGGGAGGCACTTAAAAACGAAGGCCATCAGGCACACATATCGGAGAGCCCTTGGATGGCTTATTTGCATGACTCTGGCAAATTTCTGTGTGGCGGAACGCTCATAAACCATC GATTTATCCTGACTGCTGCACATTGCATAAGCAATGGAGAGGATTT AACAGTGCGATTGGGCGAGTACGACAGCTCAACCAGCCACGACTGCAGCGGATCTGTTTGCATACCGCCCTCTGAAGAGTTCGAAATTGATTTGGCCATTCGGAATGGTAACTATTCGAGATCACAACGCTACGACGACATTGGGTTACTTCGTCTGGAAAGGTCGGTGGAATATAAGG TCCACATCAAACCAATTTGCCTGATCACAAATCCTGCTCTTCAACCGATGATTGAAGGACTCCAGAGGTTGGTGGCCACTGGCTGGGGCAGAAGCTCCCTCGGATCGCCAAGCCACATCCTCAAGTCTATTCGAGTGGATCGACTGGGGCGGAGCGAATGCCGAAGAAGATACCTGGTGGATTGCCGTTGGGATCAGATCTGCGTGAGTCACGAACCCGGGGAGTCGTGCAGTGGCGACTCCGGAGGACCCATGGGTCATGCGATTTGGTATCACGGTCAAGTGGTTTTTGTTCAGGTCGGAATTGTAAGCTATGGCAACCCGGAGTGCCAAAGCCCCAGCGTTTTCACTGATGTGATGGGACACATGACTTGGATCCAGTGGGCACTTGACTTGTATAGCTAG
- the LOC128254944 gene encoding chymotrypsin B, with the protein MILLLACLIFAIHGSFAQNLIDPDCMKFLPHGSSSKIFGGTSTDLLRNPWMVQILQIGYHMCGGSLITSQFVLTAAHCKSKYPMKVRLGGYKGGKPKYECTSEYCNLISTEIDVAMVFSHPQYNIYHEYDIALILMAESVLYNAQIRPICLMKGTDIDSQWRFLKYVETFNVTGWGKTEWGENSNELQLANLYQLDKNHCSQLFRRNIDMPHICAGQSKASTCIGDSGGPLSAVMTFSGMARPFLFGLTSYGAPGCRAATVFTNVLSYSDWIEYIVENHTPRTALLRV; encoded by the exons ATGATATTGCTGCTAGCTTGTCTGATTTTTGCTATTCACGGATCTTTTGCACAAAATTTGATAGATCCGGACTGCATGAAATTCCTTCCTCATGGTAgttcttcaaaaatatttggagGTACAAGTACTGATTTATTGAGAAATCCATGGATGGTGCAGATACTTCAAATTGGCTATCACATGTGTGGTGGCTCGCTGATAACCTCTC aattTGTGTTGACAGCAGCTCATTGCAAAAGCAAATACCCCAT GAAGGTGCGTTTGGGAGGGTATAAGGGGGGCAAACCTAAATATGAATGCACAAGCGAATACTGTAATTTAATAAGTACCGAAATCGACGTGGCAATGGTGTTTTCGCACCCCCAATACAATATATACCACGAATATGACATCGCACTGATTTTAATGGCCGAATCCGTTCTGTACAATG CTCAAATAAGACCAATTTGTTTGATGAAGGGCACCGACATTGATAGCCAATGGCGTTTTTTGAAGTATGTTGAAACGTTTAATGTAACTGGCTGGGGAAAAACGGAATGGGGGGAGAACAGCAACGAACTTCAACTAGCCAATTTATACCAACTCGACAAGAATCACTGCTCGCAACTCTTTCGGAGGAATATCGATATGCCCCATATATGTGCTGGCCAGTCGAAGGCTTCAACTTGCATCGGCGATTCTGGAGGTCCGTTGAGCGCAGTGATGACATTTTCCGGCATGGCTCGTCCCTTTTTATTCGGCTTAACCAGTTATGGGGCTCCAGGATGCCGTGCTGCCACCGTTTTTACCAATGTTCTATCATATTCCGATTGGATAGAATATATTGTTGAAAATCACACTCCAAGAACCGCTCTGCTACGAGTGTAG
- the LOC128254941 gene encoding serine protease grass-like isoform X2, whose protein sequence is MSQYIIVFQFARLSSFAMWLILLLGCLFIGSKLTSGQFLESDCGYMSREALKNEGHQAHISESPWMAYLHDSGKFLCGGTLINHRFILTAAHCISNGEDLTVRLGEYDSSTSHDCSGSVCIPPSEEFEIDLAIRNGNYSRSQRYDDIGLLRLERSVEYKVHIKPICLITNPALQPMIEGLQRLVATGWGRSSLGSPSHILKSIRVDRLGRSECRRRYLVDCRWDQICVGIVSYGNPECQSPSVFTDVMGHMTWIQWALDLYS, encoded by the exons ATGTCACAATATATAATTGTATTTCAGTTTGCTCGCTTATCTTCATTCGCGATGtggttgattttgttgttagGATGTCTCTTTATAGGGAGCAAGCTAACATCTGGACAATTTTTAGAGTCGGACTGCGGATATATGTCACGGGAGGCACTTAAAAACGAAGGCCATCAGGCACACATATCGGAGAGCCCTTGGATGGCTTATTTGCATGACTCTGGCAAATTTCTGTGTGGCGGAACGCTCATAAACCATC GATTTATCCTGACTGCTGCACATTGCATAAGCAATGGAGAGGATTT AACAGTGCGATTGGGCGAGTACGACAGCTCAACCAGCCACGACTGCAGCGGATCTGTTTGCATACCGCCCTCTGAAGAGTTCGAAATTGATTTGGCCATTCGGAATGGTAACTATTCGAGATCACAACGCTACGACGACATTGGGTTACTTCGTCTGGAAAGGTCGGTGGAATATAAGG TCCACATCAAACCAATTTGCCTGATCACAAATCCTGCTCTTCAACCGATGATTGAAGGACTCCAGAGGTTGGTGGCCACTGGCTGGGGCAGAAGCTCCCTCGGATCGCCAAGCCACATCCTCAAGTCTATTCGAGTGGATCGACTGGGGCGGAGCGAATGCCGAAGAAGATACCTGGTGGATTGCCGTTGGGATCAGATCTGC GTCGGAATTGTAAGCTATGGCAACCCGGAGTGCCAAAGCCCCAGCGTTTTCACTGATGTGATGGGACACATGACTTGGATCCAGTGGGCACTTGACTTGTATAGCTAG
- the LOC128254943 gene encoding serine protease grass-like: MKIAVNSILVVLLACLLLTLQGQVATNFLDRSCIPIKVDLRLGGGHDASTNSAPWMAAIIAEDGFKCGGSLITNRFVLTAAHCTGSGHLVVRLGENRLSTLLNCTGSKCPILGEQFTVDATYIHSEYSAERHDISLLRLATRVQFTKHIRPICLLLDPLFRNLDDHIIKFRISGWGLTQSTEHRYSHVLHTTSLYNIGRSNCYRQYPNNVISRDHICAGRASVSVCNGDSGGPLTARVRYDHEDTTILFGIVSFGHTDCSKATVFTNVMAHLKWIVNTVRREEYSQIRMLS; this comes from the exons ATGAAGATTGCTGTGAACTCTATACTGGTGGTCCTACTTGCCTGCTTATTACTTACACTACAGGGGCAAGTAGCTACCAACTTTCTAGACAGGTCCTGTATTCCGATTAAGGTTGACTTACGGTTAGGTGGGGGTCATGATGCCTCTACAAACAGCGCTCCCTGGATGGCCGCGATCATAGCTGAGGATGGTTTCAAGTGCGGCGGCTCACTGATTACAAATC GTTTTGTCCTGACGGCAGCGCATTGCACGGGAAGCGGCCACTT AGTGGTACGATTGGGCGAAAATAGGCTATCAACATTGCTAAATTGTACAGGCTCGAAGTGCCCAATTCTAGGTGAACAGTTTACTGTCGATGCAACATATATCCACAGTGAATATTCAGCGGAGAGACACGACATATCTCTGTTGAGATTGGCCACCAGAGTGCAGTTTACGA AGCACATTAGACCGATTTGTTTGCTCCTGGACCCACTTTTCAGAAACCTGGACGACCACATCATCAAGTTTAGAATCTCCGGATGGGGTCTGACCCAATCAACAGAACATAGATACAGTCACGTGCTACATACAACTTCGCTCTATAATATCGGCCGATCGAACTGTTACCGGCAATATCCGAATAATGTGATCAGTAGAGATCACATCTGCGCTGGACGTGCTAGCGTCAGCGTATGCAACGGAGATTCCGGAGGTCCTCTGACCGCCAGGGTTAGATATGATCACGAAGATACTACAATTCTGTTCGGAATTGTCAGCTTTGGACACACTGACTGCAGCAAGGCCACTGTTTTCACTAATGTTATGGCCCATTTGAAATGGATCGTGAATACTGTTCGGAGAGAAGAGTATTCTCAAATTCGTAtgttaagttaa
- the LOC128254945 gene encoding chymotrypsin-like protease CTRL-1: MHIMGARAGAILLVFVQILGIQGSPYLLDPQCASARSDAGLYRVINGSNADLLSNPWMVIVIEYGTMKCGGSLINPRYVLTAAHCRSKSDRQLTVRLGEYDVNQRLDCTDYGCIPKPKEINVTRTYVHGQYTDFHRNDIALLRLERIVQYGEHIRPICMIMGDWNWSWRVLKTIPSFNTTGWGRTGFNTNSHVLQQTTLTHYQLGYCSQYFNRHLDHTHICAASSTSSTCSGDSGGPLTARMLFGRVRRVFLFGVVSYGSGHCLGPTVFTNALPYAGWIERVTRTLY, from the exons ATGCACATAATGGGAGCTCGAGCAGGAGCAATACTGCTCGTATTTGTACAGATCCTCGGGATCCAGGGCTCACCTTATTTGCTGGACCCGCAGTGCGCATCAGCTAGATCTGATGCAGGACTTTATCGTGTGATTAATGGCAGTAATGCGGACTTGCTGTCCAATCCCTGGATGGTTATAGTAATCGAATATGGGACAATGAAGTGCGGCGGATCGCTCATAAACCCAC GATACGTACTGACAGCTGCGCATTGCAGGAGCAAAAGTGATCGACAATT GACAGTGCGCTTGGGGGAGTACGACGTGAATCAGCGGCTGGATTGCACAGACTATGGTTGCATTCCAAAGCCCAAGGAAATCAATGTGACTAGAACTTATGTGCATGGGCAGTACACCGATTTCCACAGGAACGATATAGCTCTGCTCAGGCTGGAAAGGATTGTACAATACGGAG AACACATTAGGCCGATCTGCATGATAATGGGGGACTGGAATTGGTCCTGGAGAGTGCTGAAAACTATTCCATCATTCAACACCACAGGCTGGGGTCGCACAGGGTTCAATACAAACAGTCATGTCCTCCAGCAAACCACACTGACGCACTACCAACTGGGCTACTGCTCCCAGTACTTCAACAGGCATCTGGATCACACCCACATCTGTGCGGCGAGCAGCACAAGTTCCACTTGCTCTGGCGACTCTGGAGGTCCCCTAACCGCTAGGATGCTTTTCGGGCGGGTAAGGAGAGTCTTCCTTTTCGGCGTGGTCAGCTATGGCTCAGGTCACTGCTTGGGACCCACTGTCTTCACAAATGCCCTGCCCTATGCCGGTTGGATCGAGAGGGTCACCAGAACACTATATTAA
- the LOC128254940 gene encoding melanization protease 1-like — protein sequence MKIASAVIILLILIYFGNGQVSVSFLDPDCGVSISGSSTMSARIVQGQVADMFANPWMALISSSTMCGGSLITNRFVLSAAHCRSNSYTVVYLGEFDRSTITDCSTTACMPNAIGIPVDAQIAHPRYVHHSQNDIALFRLATPVQYSAYIKPICLLTNYNPLAHIRLLTAIGWGTTEHGVPSNVLKTTTLTQVDRSHCSATYGSVVDMSHICAGDRTSHTCMGDSGGPIFATLPIGSTSRVVQMGIVSYGDSECRRWGVYTNVMHHMNWILQVVRQGGPQVPQRPLPPQGSYYVYVPWYAVG from the exons ATGAAGATCGCCTCAGCTGTTATTATCCTGCTTATTTTGATCTACTTTGGAAATGGACAAGTATCGGTATCATTCCTGGATCCTGACTGCGGAGTTTCGATTTCTGGGTCTAGTACCATGAGTGCCAGGATAGTGCAGGGTCAGGTGGCAGACATGTTTGCTAATCCATGGATGGCTTTAATAAGCAGTAGCACAATGTGTGGCGGTTCGCTCATTACAAACC GTTTCGTGCTTAGTGCTGCACACTGCAGAAGTAACAGCTATAC GGTGGTGTACCTGGGCGAGTTCGACAGATCAACCATCACCGATTGCTCTACAACAGCTTGCATGCCGAATGCCATCGGAATTCCAGTCGATGCTCAAATAGCTCATCCCAGATATGTGCATCACTCCCAGAATGATATAGCTCTGTTTCGACTGGCCACTCCGGTGCAGTATTCGG CATACATCAAGCCAATCTGTCTGCTGACCAACTACAATCCTTTGGCCCACATCAGATTGCTGACTGCCATAGGATGGGGTACCACAGAGCACGGAGTCCCTAGCAACGTACTAAAAACAACCACCTTGACGCAAGTGGATCGCTCCCATTGCTCGGCCACATACGGAAGCGTTGTGGACATGTCCCACATTTGCGCCGGAGACCGTACCTCACATACATGCATGGGTGACTCTGGAGGACCAATCTTTGCCACGCTACCAATTGGCAGTACAAGCCGCGTGGTTCAGATGGGAATTGTCAGCTATGGAGACAGTGAATGCAGGCGATGGGGGGTCTACACTAATGTCATGCACCACATGAACTGGATCTTGCAGGTCGTAAGACAGGGAGGTCCTCAAGTCCCACAACGCCCACTCCCACCCCAAGGATCGTATTACGTTTATGTACCCTGGTATGCCGTTGGTTAA